A single window of Modestobacter italicus DNA harbors:
- a CDS encoding glutamate synthase subunit beta — protein sequence MVDSTGFLKFDRQMPPRRPVELRLLDWKEVYLTRETGEDAVFPVQAVREQAARCMDCGIPFCHHGCPLGNLIPEWNDLARRDDWQEAIERLHATNNFPEFTGKLCPAPCESACVLNLENAPVTIKQIEWEIIDQAFVNGWVTPQPPAELTGRKVAVVGSGPAGLAAAQQLTRAGHEVTVYERDDRIGGLLRYGIPEFKMEKRHLDRRLDQMRAEGTRFVTDADVGGTGEGALTTEALRAEHDAVVLAIGTPVARDLPLPGRDLDGVHFAMEYLPFGNREAIGELDDPPLSAEGKHVVIIGGGDTGADCLGTAHRQGAASVAQLDYKPAPTGTRPQDNPWPTYEMILRVSPAHEEGGERLFAVNTEAFLGDDEGRVRAIEVVEIEVVDGKRQPKPDSTRELPADLVLLALGYTGPQTAGLVEELGCVVDERGRVARDAEYMSTVPGVFVAGDMGRGQSLIVWAIAEGRAAAGAVDDWLTGNSMLPRPVTPDAVPLR from the coding sequence GTGGTTGACAGCACCGGGTTCCTGAAGTTCGACCGGCAGATGCCCCCGCGGCGGCCGGTGGAACTGCGCCTGCTGGACTGGAAGGAGGTGTACCTGACCCGCGAGACGGGTGAGGACGCCGTCTTCCCGGTGCAGGCCGTCCGCGAGCAGGCGGCACGCTGCATGGACTGCGGCATCCCGTTCTGCCACCACGGCTGCCCGCTGGGCAACCTCATCCCGGAGTGGAACGACCTCGCCCGCCGGGACGACTGGCAGGAGGCGATCGAGCGGCTGCACGCGACCAACAACTTCCCGGAGTTCACCGGGAAGCTGTGCCCGGCGCCGTGCGAGTCCGCCTGCGTGCTCAACCTGGAGAACGCGCCGGTCACGATCAAGCAGATCGAGTGGGAGATCATCGACCAGGCGTTCGTGAACGGCTGGGTGACCCCGCAGCCGCCGGCGGAGCTCACCGGGCGGAAGGTCGCCGTCGTCGGCTCCGGCCCGGCCGGGCTGGCCGCGGCCCAGCAGCTCACCCGCGCCGGGCACGAGGTGACCGTCTACGAGCGGGACGACCGGATCGGCGGCCTGCTCCGCTACGGCATCCCCGAGTTCAAGATGGAGAAGCGCCACCTGGACCGGCGGCTGGACCAGATGCGCGCCGAGGGCACCCGCTTCGTCACCGACGCCGACGTCGGCGGCACCGGCGAGGGCGCGCTGACGACCGAGGCGCTGCGCGCCGAGCACGACGCCGTGGTGCTGGCGATCGGCACGCCGGTCGCCCGTGACCTGCCGCTGCCGGGCCGGGACCTCGACGGCGTCCACTTCGCGATGGAGTACCTGCCGTTCGGCAACCGGGAGGCCATCGGCGAGCTGGACGACCCGCCGCTGTCGGCCGAGGGCAAGCACGTGGTGATCATCGGCGGCGGCGACACCGGCGCGGACTGCCTGGGCACCGCCCACCGGCAGGGCGCGGCGTCGGTGGCCCAGCTGGACTACAAGCCGGCACCCACCGGCACCCGCCCGCAGGACAACCCGTGGCCCACCTACGAGATGATCCTGCGGGTCTCGCCGGCCCACGAGGAGGGCGGCGAGCGGCTGTTCGCGGTCAACACCGAGGCGTTCCTCGGCGACGACGAGGGCCGGGTGCGGGCGATCGAGGTCGTGGAGATCGAGGTCGTCGACGGGAAGCGGCAGCCCAAGCCGGACAGCACCCGCGAGCTGCCCGCGGACCTGGTGCTGCTGGCGCTGGGCTACACCGGTCCGCAGACCGCCGGCCTGGTCGAGGAGCTCGGCTGCGTGGTCGACGAGCGCGGCCGGGTCGCCCGGGACGCCGAGTACATGTCCACCGTCCCCGGCGTGTTCGTGGCCGGGGACATGGGCCGCGGTCAGTCGCTCATCGTCTGGGCGATCGCCGAGGGCCGCGCCGCGGCCGGGGCGGTCGACGACTGGCTGACCGGCAACTCGATGCTGCCCCGCCCGGTCACCCCGGACGCCGTCCCGCTGCGGTAG